A stretch of the Bombyx mori chromosome 12, ASM3026992v2 genome encodes the following:
- the LOC101746807 gene encoding uncharacterized protein LOC101746807 — translation MAQAQFSLSWDSYQSSICDGFSTLQQNGEFVDMTLASDGRFVKVHQVLLALASPYLKDLIASAPCPHPIIFLNNVSHHTLCLLLEYIYTGEVIVAGDYLQQFIEAAKSLHIKGLQNIIPNDFENNEEFYQEHDADETPDRKVTKASSHSETIDKVTLPHIEIPSLAQKVLIKHEDSNFSPIKVSSAGSLVVGIKDDFDVMDYSEAHNSDFPQEDHTSKKIKNKLIKCESALNLQYTVSIRGCLQIILNRYIYNLNSSTTKNGLKRWRCVNYRDQKCRAFVVTKGNIVINRANPHNHSFHDKKILAKIEKKAVFSAMDEVEEYKERKKLNEEKSEDSETTVETEHVMLLEDDEKISDSADSLDGLTNCRTDTVVIPEPPLRLEGSVSHTVKMSSTSGCSIDRDFKTFVVKMLKFLWSVLIIIVTSVETVPVKNQYECYLKKPAVQRFREYLQIDTSKEENLKYAIEFWKRQALEANLPFNVYNRPNGKPVVVITVEGRDPTLPAIMLNSHMDVVPVEASEWSHPPFAAVMDENGDIFARGAQDTKDVGIQYMEAVKRLIRDNVTLLRTIYLTFMPDEETGGYKGMKMFVDTAEFQSLNIGFALDEGLSSTDDTLFATYTDRRPWQIQFTVHGVGGHGYSMPENTAMEKVYNLIDIISKYRDTQRNLLESLNSPDEGRYTSVNINIIRGGYATNVIPTNFTITIDMRLSTDAKISDVQNMVNTWMEKAGNDTELSFIRREDFSGETDVDDSNPFWVALRTAVTSMGYNVKPVVCLATSDMLVLRNRGVQALGFAPKIRTVSRLHAKNEYQNVVVFLNGIDIYYEVIKSIANVPA, via the exons atggCACAAGCACAGTTTTCGTTAAGTTGGGATTCATATCAGTCAAGTATTTGCGATGGCTTTAGCACTTTGCAACAG aaTGGTGAATTTGTCGATATGACTCTTGCTTCTGATGGACGTTTTGTAAAAGTTCATCAAGTGTTACTTGCATTAGCTAGTCCATATTTAAAAGACTTAATAGCTTCAGCACCTTGTCCACATCCTATTATATTTCTTAAT AATGTATCCCACCACACATTATGTTTACTTCTAGAATACATATATACAGGAGAAGTAATTGTCGCAGGTGATTATCTACAACAGTTTATTGAAGCTGCTAAATCACTTCACAtaaaaggcttacaaaatatt ATTCCAAATGACTTCGAAAATAATGAAGAATTCTATCAGGAACATGATGCAGATGAAACTCCTGATAGAAAAGTTACAAAAGCCTCTTCACATTCAGAAACCATAGACAAA GTAACATTGCCCCATATAGAAATACCATCTTTAGCACAGAAAGTGCTTATAAAACACGAAGATTCCAATTTCAG TCCAATAAAGGTCAGCTCTGCAGGATCGTTAGTTGTTGGTATTAAAGACGACTTTGATGTCATGGATTATTCAGAAGCTCATAACAGTGATTTCCCACAGGAAGACCATAcatccaaaaaaattaaaaataaattaataaaatgtgaaT CGGCTTTAAATCTTCAGTATACCGTTTCAATACGAGGGTGTTTGCAAATAATCCTTAATCGTTACATTTACAACTTGAACTCCTCCACGACCAAAAATGGCTTAAAGCGGTGGCGTTGTGTTAACTACAGAGACCAGAAGTGTAGAGCTTTCGTCGTAACCAAAGGAAACATTGTCATAAACAG GGCAAATCCGCACAATCACAGTTTCCACGACAAAAAAATTTTGGCTAAAATCGAAAAGAAAGCAGTGTTCTCGGCGATGGACGAAGTTGAGGAATACAAGGAACGTAAGAAATTAAACGAAGAAAAGAGTGAAGATTCCGAAACGACCGTCGAAACCGAACATGTTATGTTGTTAGAGGACGATGAGAAAATTAGTGACAGT GCAGACAGCCTGGACGGTCTGACGAACTGCCGCACCGATACCGTCGTCATTCCAGAGCCTCCgcttcgcctcgaaggctccgtcagTCATACTGTTAAAATGAGCAGCACGTCTGGTTGCAGTATTGACCGCG atttcAAAACATTTGTTGTGAAGATGTTGAAATTTTTATGGTctgtattaattataatagtcACGAGTGTGGAGACGGTTCCAGTGAAGAATCAATATGAATGTTATTTGAAAAAACCGGCAGTTCAAAGATTTAGGGAATACCTACAGATAGATACAAGTAAAGAAGAAAACTTAA AGTATGCCATCGAATTTTGGAAACGGCAAGCATTGGAAGCAAATCTTCCCTTTAATGTTTATAATCGACCTAATGGAAAACCTGTTGTCGTAATTACCGTTGAAGGAAGAGATCCGACGCTACCGGCCATCATGCTAAACTCTCACATGGACGTTGTGCCTGTTGAAGCG tcTGAATGGTCGCACCCGCCCTTCGCTGCAGTTATGGATGAAAATGGCGACATATTCGCGCGAGGAGCTCAGGATACAAAGGATGTTGGGATACAATATATGGAAGCTGTTAAGAGACTTATTCGTGATAACGTAACGTTGCTGCGCACTATATATCTTACGTTCATGCCCG ATGAGGAAACTGGTGGGTACAAGGGCATGAAAATGTTTGTAGACACCGCAGAGTTTCAATCTTTAAACATCGGTTTCGCACTAGACGAGGGATTATCATCTACAGACGATACATTGTTTGCAACTTACACAGATCGGAGACCATGGC AAATCCAGTTTACTGTTCACGGTGTGGGTGGGCATGGTTATAGTATGCCAGAGAATACCGCAATGGAAAAG GTGTATAATTTAATTGACATAATAAGCAAGTATCGAGATACCCAAAGAAATTTATTGGAATCCTTAAATAGCCCCGATGAAGGAAGATACACCAGTGTCAATATAAACATAATTCGT GGTGGATACGCCACGAATGTTATACCAACGAATTTTACAATAACTATTGATATGAGGTTATCAACGGATGCAAAAATTTCGGATGTTCAAAATATg GTAAATACCTGGATGGAAAAAGCAGGCAATGATACTGAATTGAGTTTTATTCGGCGTGAAGACTTTTCAGGGGAGACTGATGTAGATGATTCAAATCCATTTTGGGTAGCTTTACGAACTGCTGTGACTAGTAT